The Patescibacteria group bacterium nucleotide sequence CCAGGCCTCCAAAGGTTAAATGCGGGTGTAGTTCAGTTGGCTAGAACGTTTCCTTGCCAAGGAAAAGGTCGGCGGTTCGAATCCGCTCACCCGCTCCATCCTTCGCTTGCGAAGGATGCCATTCGAAGCCTTGGCGAAGAATGGAAATCAACGCCTCTAAATTATTTAAAGATACCAATAGACCAAAGCATAAGGGCGAGTGGCGGAACTGGTATACGCGATGGACTTAAAATCCATTGGTGTTTATCCACCTTGTGGGTTCGAGTCCCACCTCGCCTACCACAAAATAAAAATGACCCCAAACATCTGGGGGCATTTTTTCTATTTCAGAATTTCAATTTATTTTTCAAAATATTTCTTCGGGCCAAAATCATCCGGCCAGTGTTGCTGATTTTTTATTTCTTCTGCACTGCTGTTCGGCGCATATTTGTAATCCTTGCCGTAATTTAAATCTTTCATTAATTTTGTCGGTGCATTGCGCAGGACCAATGGCACACCCAGACTGCTGGTTTCTTGTGCGTCTCTCGCCGCTTTCTCGTAGGCAGTATAGAGAGTATTAGATTTTTTTGCCTGGGCCAGATAAACCACCACCTGCGCCAGAGCAAGCTTGCCTTCGGGCATACCAATAAAGTGCACGGCGTCTTTCGCGGCATTGGCATAAACCAAAGCTTTGTTATCCGCCAAGCCGATATCTTCCGAAGCAAAGCGTACCAGCCTCCTGGCAACATATAATGGATCCTCGCCGGCTTCCAGCATTCTGGCCAGCCAATAAAGGGCCGCGTCTGCATCCGAGTCTCTCAAACATTTATGCAAAGCGGAAATAATATTGTAATGCTCTTCACCATTTTTATCGTAGTATAAAATGGTATTCTGGATTGCTTCTTTTATATCTTTTTCATTCAATTCATAGTTCTTCTTTCCATTACTGGCGATCTCAATCGTAGTTAAAAGACTGCGCGCATCACCACCGGAAAATTTAATCAGAACATTCTTCCCTTTACGGTTTATTTTTAATTTTTGCTCGCCCAGTCCGCGCGTTTTATCTTTCAGCGCCAGGTTAATAATTTTTTCCTGATCACTTCCGGATAATGGCTTAAAAGTCAGCACTCTGGATCTGGATAACAGCGCTGAGTTAATAGTAAAAGACGGATTCTCTGTTGTAGCGCCGATCAGCGTCAAAATTCCCTTCTCTACATAAGGTAATAATACGTCCTGCTGAGCTTTATTAAATCTGTGTATTTCATCCAGAAATAGAATTGTTTTCTGTTTCAAGAATTCCGCATCTTGTTTTGCATTTTCAGCGATCTTTTTTATTTCAGCCACTCCAATCAAGACGGCACTACTGGCGACAAACCGGCACTTAAATTCATTACTGAGTATCCTGGCTAGAGTTGTTTTACCGATCCCCGGCGGCCCCCAGAAGATCAAAGATGCAAGCGTCTGATTGGCAATCATCTGTTCCAATATCTTATCTTTGGCCAGAATATGTTCCTGCCCAAAAAATTCCGATAATTTTTGTGGCCTCAATCTCTCCGCTAATGGACTTAATTCTTTCATAGTGTATCTATTTTTTCCAAAATCTTCGGAATCTTTTTAAAATCCTTAATCAAAGTTTCGCGCAGACCGCCGTTATACAAAGCGGCCGCCGGATGATAGAGCGGGAGGTAAGTCTGTTTTTCTCCTGTTGATTCATTAATCAGTCTTTTTGGCTGGCCATGTATGTCAGATATAAATCTCCCGGGAATAAAAAACTCCATCGCGTGCCGGCCGAGTGTGATGATTAATTTTGGTTTGATTATCTTTATTTGTGCGTATAAATAACTGCCCGAGCAAGTCTGCACTTCTTCTGGCAACGGATCACGATTTTCCGGCGGTCGGCACTTAACAACATTAGTGATAAATACATCCTCCCGTTTCATCCCGATCGTATTCAGCATTTCCTCCAGAAATTTCCCCGCCTGTCCGACAAAAGGAAGTCCTTGCTCATCTTCATTTTTACCGGGGCCTTCACCGACGAACATTAAATCAGCATTCGGATTGCCGGAACCGGGCACTGCATGCGTTCTTTTTTCGAACAATACACACTTCTGGCATATTTTGATTTGTTCAGCAATTTTTTCTAATTCGGTCATAGGATTGTTGTTGATCTATTTACCGGTTAATGTCGCCACCTTCTCCACAATTTGAGCTGGAACTACTTTTGACTTTATTATATAATCTACCGCGCCCAGTTTCAATGCCTCGTCAACAACTTCCTTTTTGTCCAGATTTGAAAACACAATCACCGGGATACTTTCAGTCTTTATATTCTGCTTTATTTCTCTAAGTACCTGCATACCGTCCTCATTGAAAAGAATTATATCCAAAAGAATTACATCCGGCTTTTGTTCCCGAGCCATTTTACAACCGGATTCACCGCCTTCGGCAGAGATGAAGTCATAACTTTCCAAGCGAAATTTTGCACCATACAACTGGGCCTGATTTACATCATCTTCTATCATCAAAATTTTATATTTCCTGGCAGTCACTTTGATTATTTAGATTTTGCCAAAAGATTAAATTCCACACAAAATTTGGTCCCCTTATTTTCTGTACTCTCCATCCAAATTTTTGCTCCCGGATGTTTATCAATTATCCCCTTCACAATAAACAGCCCCAATCCGGAACCATCAGTATAGGCGCTCCTGGCGTTACTCGCTCTGATAAATTTCTTAAAAACCTTATTCTGATCCTCCTCCGGAATGCCAATACCGGTATCCTGCACTGTCAAAATTGCTTTTGTTTTTTTCTTTACTAAAAATACTGAGATCGTACCCTTGTTTGTATATTTGATTGCATTGTCCAAAATATTATTGATCGCCTCCTCAATATACCTTAAACTGCCACGCATCATCATTGGTTTCGCCGGTTTGCGCCAGACAAGCTTCAACTTCTTATTCTTAATATCCAGACTGTGCTGCACGACTATCTTTTCAATCAGTTCAGTTAAATCAAATTTATCACTTAAACTCATTGCCTTTTCACCGGCCGTATCCATCTCTGAAGCCATTAAGATATCATTGATTATCTCCTCCAGTTTAATACTCTTCTGATACATCCCGTCAATGAACTTAGCTTTTTCTATTTGTTTCATTTTGTCCAGATCACCATCTCTCAGCATGGCCAATGTACCCTTAATAACTGACGTGGGTGTTCTCAATTGATGTGAAGCGATGTCCAAAAATTCAGAACGCATCTCAATAAGCTTCATCATGCGGTCGGCCTTTTTCTGGATTTCTCTGGTTTGTTCTTTAACCCTGTCTTCCAGTTCATTTGAAAGCTGCTTTAGACTTTCCTTCGTTTTCTTTTCAAAAAAATTAGATTTAATTATTTTCTCCGTGCTCTTATTGAAGAAATAGCCATAAACGATGACCAGGGAAAAAATTATAATGATAGCTGAAACAGAAATATTTTTATCAACCAGATAAAATAACAGGAAAGAAAAACAAATCAGAACCATACTGATCACCTGATACTGCAAAAACAAGCATTTGCGGAATCTTAATTCACAATACTGGCAACGTTTATAGGGAAGAGAATTAAGATTATTTACCAACCAACAGTTTCTATTAAGATAACAACTCTTTCCAATTTCTTTTTCCCCGTTTTGTTTTTTTATTTTGCTCATTAATTAAGAGCTGATTTTATTTTTGCTAAAAATCTTTTTTAAAACTATATACATCAGCGTCGCAACGCAAAACCCGACCAGACAGGCCAGAAAGATCATTAGATCAACAACCAGTATGTAAATCCAGGCAAAATTAGTCAGCTCGGTGAAATGTAAAAGCAAAAAACCGACCAACAGCAGCACCCCGGTAGCGGCGGCAACAAAATTCAACTCCCCCAATTCTTTCTGTATTGGTTCAACTTTTTTCTTAAAAATACCTTTAGAAACCATGGCGTGAATTTGATATGGGATGTTCAGTTTTAAGGAAAAAGCACCAAAAATCGCCAAAAGCGCCACAA carries:
- a CDS encoding replication-associated recombination protein A, with amino-acid sequence MKELSPLAERLRPQKLSEFFGQEHILAKDKILEQMIANQTLASLIFWGPPGIGKTTLARILSNEFKCRFVASSAVLIGVAEIKKIAENAKQDAEFLKQKTILFLDEIHRFNKAQQDVLLPYVEKGILTLIGATTENPSFTINSALLSRSRVLTFKPLSGSDQEKIINLALKDKTRGLGEQKLKINRKGKNVLIKFSGGDARSLLTTIEIASNGKKNYELNEKDIKEAIQNTILYYDKNGEEHYNIISALHKCLRDSDADAALYWLARMLEAGEDPLYVARRLVRFASEDIGLADNKALVYANAAKDAVHFIGMPEGKLALAQVVVYLAQAKKSNTLYTAYEKAARDAQETSSLGVPLVLRNAPTKLMKDLNYGKDYKYAPNSSAEEIKNQQHWPDDFGPKKYFEK
- a CDS encoding uracil-DNA glycosylase yields the protein MTELEKIAEQIKICQKCVLFEKRTHAVPGSGNPNADLMFVGEGPGKNEDEQGLPFVGQAGKFLEEMLNTIGMKREDVFITNVVKCRPPENRDPLPEEVQTCSGSYLYAQIKIIKPKLIITLGRHAMEFFIPGRFISDIHGQPKRLINESTGEKQTYLPLYHPAAALYNGGLRETLIKDFKKIPKILEKIDTL
- a CDS encoding response regulator; amino-acid sequence: MIEDDVNQAQLYGAKFRLESYDFISAEGGESGCKMAREQKPDVILLDIILFNEDGMQVLREIKQNIKTESIPVIVFSNLDKKEVVDEALKLGAVDYIIKSKVVPAQIVEKVATLTGK
- a CDS encoding HAMP domain-containing sensor histidine kinase, with the translated sequence MSKIKKQNGEKEIGKSCYLNRNCWLVNNLNSLPYKRCQYCELRFRKCLFLQYQVISMVLICFSFLLFYLVDKNISVSAIIIIFSLVIVYGYFFNKSTEKIIKSNFFEKKTKESLKQLSNELEDRVKEQTREIQKKADRMMKLIEMRSEFLDIASHQLRTPTSVIKGTLAMLRDGDLDKMKQIEKAKFIDGMYQKSIKLEEIINDILMASEMDTAGEKAMSLSDKFDLTELIEKIVVQHSLDIKNKKLKLVWRKPAKPMMMRGSLRYIEEAINNILDNAIKYTNKGTISVFLVKKKTKAILTVQDTGIGIPEEDQNKVFKKFIRASNARSAYTDGSGLGLFIVKGIIDKHPGAKIWMESTENKGTKFCVEFNLLAKSK
- a CDS encoding DUF4395 family protein — encoded protein: MQQCSIYDKSLKFSRATYGVLVLLAFFIHNKWLVLIVALLAIFGAFSLKLNIPYQIHAMVSKGIFKKKVEPIQKELGELNFVAAATGVLLLVGFLLLHFTELTNFAWIYILVVDLMIFLACLVGFCVATLMYIVLKKIFSKNKISS